One window from the genome of Nicotiana tomentosiformis chromosome 5, ASM39032v3, whole genome shotgun sequence encodes:
- the LOC104114935 gene encoding protein TRI1 translates to MVSDQEIARGVEILLRQSDPNAVTSLNGVVQQLGAKLGQDLSHKAEFISDQISLLRSQVQQPLQHPAMIKDHFALLNHPQFAAQQQFYSHFALQQQHQQQQQQQYLYFQQQQQHRQPPLQPQVQQQAPSPVVARTAAGSAQHATSNVASAPKESATSGTKRRGGPGGLNKVCGVSPELQAIVGQPAMPRTEIVKQLWVYIRKHNLQDPGNKRKIICNDALRALFETDCTDMFKMNKLLAKHITALDPSKQAEQADQAKRLKVEAEPMAAKVEAHSVAAKVETHSMAAKVEQPVFSTVTISDALAKFFGSEEKEIPQTEALKRIWEYIKLNQLEDPVNSMVIMCDAKLQELLECESISASEIPQMLARRHFV, encoded by the exons ATGGTGTCGGACCAGGAAATAGCGAGAGGTGTTGAGATTTTGCTCCGTCAGTCGGACCCTAACGCCGTTACGTCGTTAAACGGCGTCGTACAGCAGCTCGGAGCAAAACTTGGACAGGACCTTTCGCACAAGGCGGAGTTTATCAGTGATCAGATCAGTCTTCTCCGATCACAGGTACAGCAGCCGTTACAACATCCGGCGATGATTAAAGACCATTTTGCCCTCCTGAACCACCCACAATTTGCTGCGCAACAGCAATTTTATTCCCATTTTGCCCTtcaacaacaacatcagcagcagcagcagcaacaatACCTTTACtttcagcagcagcagcagcaccGGCAACCACCTCTGCAGCCGCAAGTGCAGCAACAAGCTCCGTCGCCGGTGGTTGCGAGAACAGCTGCGGGTTCTGCTCAGCATGCGACGTCAAATGTCGCTTCTGCCCCCAAGGAAAG TGCTACTTCTGGAACGAAAAGGAGAGGTGGACCAGGTGGTCTAAACAAAGTCTGTGGTGTTTCACCTGAACTTCAGGCCATTGTTGGTCAACCGGCAATGCCCAGGACAGAG ATTGTGAAACAGCTGTGGGTGTACATCAGAAAACACAACTTACAGGATCCTGGTAACAAACGAAAGATTATCTGCAATGATGCTCTGCGAGCACTCTTTGAAACAGACTGTACCGATATGTTCAAGATGAATAAGCTGCTGGCCAAGCATATTACAGCATTAGATCCTTCAA AACAAGCTGAGCAAGCTGATCAAGCTAAAAGATTGAAGGTTGAAGCTGAGCCCATGGCTGCTAAAGTTGAAGCTCATTCTGTAGCTGCTAAGGTTGAAACTCATTCCATGGCTGCTAAGGTTGAACAGCCTGTCTTTTCCACTGTTACGATATCTGATGCGCTCGCCAAATTTTTTGGAAGTGAAGAAAAGGAGATACCCCAAACAGAGGCCTTGAAACGTATTTGGGAGTATATAAAGCTTAACCAACTTGAG GATCCTGTGAATTCTATGGTGATTATGTGCGATGCAAAGCTTCAGGAGCTCCTAGAATGTGAAAGCATTTCTGCTTCGGAAATACCTCAGATGCTGGCACGTCGTCATTTTGTTTAG
- the LOC104114936 gene encoding uncharacterized protein, which produces MFLKMNSMTFPSTFSNKNFPTTFQETNSQYSLQPKKKFYPHTNIKLQDQKYISSFINLNQFYSLSCVSKSNGLLYPVKCNTTDNSETPEEGQRAVETVQKLYNALRNKNLNELSDIIGEECRCISNVASSLQTFYGKEQVIDFFNSIIKLLGNHFEFVVKPTIHDGTSVGVAWELVCKETHFPVGKGFGFYICHYYKGRMMIRNVEMFMDPLLQIEPVRLKVSSFLLRAIQKMNPLDLFKGKKKQAMSILFIILLFAAILYLVKNSRNLM; this is translated from the exons ATGTTCTTGAAAATGAATTCAATGACTTTCCCTTCTACCTTCTCTAATAAAAATTTCCCTACAACTTTCCAAGAAACAAATTCCCAATATTCTCTCCAACCAAAAAAGAAATTTTACCCTCATACAAACATAAAACTTCAAGACCAAAAGTATATTtctagttttattaatttaaaccAATTTTATTCTTTGAGTTGTGTCTCCAAAAGTAATGGCCTATTATACCCTGTCAAATGTAATACTACAGATAATTCAGAAACTCCAGAAGAAGGCCAGAGAGCTGTGGAAACAGTACAAAAACTTTATAATGCACTTAGAAATAAAAATCTTAATGAATTATCTGATATAATTGGAGAAGAATGTCGATGCATTAGCAACGTTGCCTCCTCTTTACAAACTTTCTATGGCAAGGAG CAAGTAATAGATTTCTTCAATTCAATCATAAAGCTACTGGGGAATCACTTTGAGTTTGTCGTTAAACCCACCATACATGATGGAACGAGTGTTGGAGTTGCTTGGGAACTAG tATGCAAAGAAACTCACTTTCCCGTTGGAAAAGGTTTTGGCTTCTATATATGCCATTATTACAAGGGCAGGATGATGATAAG GAATGTGGAGATGTTCATGGACCCACTCCTTCAAATTGAGCCCGTTCGATTG AAAGTATCATCCTTCCTTCTGAGAGCAATTCAGAAGATGAATCCTCTAGATCTTTTCAAGGGAAAGAAGAAACAGGCTATGAGCATCTTGTTTATTATTCTACTATTTGCAGCTATACTGTACTTGGTCAAGAACTCTAGGAACTTAATGTAA